A region from the Candidatus Bathyarchaeota archaeon genome encodes:
- a CDS encoding NADH-quinone oxidoreductase subunit L, which produces MAYAMEWVWPAWLCWIIPMVGAGLTPVLAKIDKRVRDYAAVAFSLAAAALTLSMIPYLLEGRMIQSQVEWILLPGSPILGSLKAGVLVDPLSVILANVVAVIGALIMIYSLGYMKDDPSLTRYWFFMNLFIGDMLLLVLSDNFIQLLFGWEGVGLCSYALIGFWYRDSMEDWLRCWVGEGREAYPPSHCGMKAFITTRIGDVAMLIGLFIILAYAGTLNYLELQEGAILRVPVWLLAPAAILLLGGPIGKSAQLPLMEWLPDAMAGPTTVSALIHAATMVKAGVYLVGRIFPILYTAAWHGGSPNQIINFFYAAAWIGALTALVAGTQAMASTEIKKVLAYSTVSQIGYMMLGLGVAGTTAEYIIGYTGGVFHLMSHALFKAALFLAAGAVIHASHSRFMHHMGGLKRGMPITFWSATLAGFSLMGVPLAFSGFWSKDMILEASLTSGQTHLFIIAALTVAVTAFYTLRMIGLAFLGEESSHLKALGERGVHVHEAPRVMWIPFTILTILTIVFGLQGSTLKAWLEEGFRHFLSHLIPAGAAGGSIPVHASAWLVPGISAAMLVVGSIPAYLLYIGRSLDPSRVVGEGGALKALWRFLHRRWYINRFYYRVLLGSFTGFSRWALSYLELGGIDRFNYALSGAVQRFSSWLRRSHTGILPYNMVGLAAGLLLLILLLLRASLG; this is translated from the coding sequence ATGGCCTATGCGATGGAGTGGGTCTGGCCTGCCTGGCTCTGCTGGATAATCCCCATGGTCGGGGCGGGCCTAACCCCGGTACTCGCCAAGATAGATAAGAGGGTTAGGGATTACGCGGCGGTAGCCTTCTCCCTGGCGGCTGCAGCCCTAACCCTCTCCATGATCCCATACCTCTTGGAGGGGCGTATGATCCAGAGCCAGGTGGAATGGATCCTGCTCCCAGGCTCGCCGATACTAGGGTCGTTGAAGGCCGGCGTACTAGTGGACCCGCTGAGCGTCATATTGGCGAACGTGGTGGCCGTGATAGGGGCCCTCATAATGATCTACTCCCTCGGCTACATGAAGGATGATCCGAGCCTCACTAGATACTGGTTCTTCATGAACCTCTTCATAGGGGATATGCTCCTCCTCGTCCTCTCCGATAACTTCATCCAGCTCCTCTTCGGCTGGGAGGGGGTGGGCCTGTGCAGCTACGCCCTCATCGGCTTCTGGTACAGGGACTCCATGGAGGACTGGCTTAGATGCTGGGTGGGCGAGGGGAGGGAAGCCTATCCCCCCAGCCACTGCGGCATGAAGGCCTTCATAACGACCCGTATAGGGGACGTGGCCATGCTCATAGGGTTATTCATAATCCTAGCCTACGCGGGGACCCTGAACTACCTGGAGCTCCAGGAGGGGGCCATCCTAAGGGTCCCGGTGTGGCTCCTCGCCCCCGCGGCGATCCTCCTGCTGGGAGGCCCCATAGGCAAGTCGGCCCAGCTCCCCCTGATGGAGTGGCTTCCAGACGCCATGGCCGGCCCCACGACCGTCAGCGCCCTCATCCACGCCGCCACGATGGTCAAAGCTGGCGTATACCTCGTGGGGAGGATATTCCCCATACTATACACGGCCGCATGGCATGGGGGATCCCCCAACCAGATAATAAACTTCTTCTATGCGGCGGCCTGGATAGGGGCCCTCACAGCCCTCGTGGCTGGAACCCAGGCCATGGCCTCCACTGAGATAAAGAAGGTGCTCGCCTACTCCACCGTGAGCCAGATAGGCTACATGATGCTCGGCCTGGGAGTCGCAGGCACCACAGCCGAGTACATAATCGGGTACACGGGCGGGGTCTTCCACCTCATGAGCCACGCCCTCTTCAAGGCGGCGCTCTTCCTCGCCGCAGGGGCCGTCATCCACGCATCCCATTCAAGGTTCATGCATCACATGGGAGGCCTGAAGAGGGGTATGCCCATAACCTTCTGGAGCGCCACCCTAGCCGGCTTCTCCCTCATGGGGGTGCCCCTAGCCTTCAGCGGCTTCTGGAGCAAGGACATGATCCTGGAGGCGAGCCTCACCTCAGGCCAGACACACCTATTCATTATAGCCGCCCTAACCGTCGCGGTCACAGCCTTCTACACGCTGAGGATGATAGGCTTAGCCTTCCTAGGGGAGGAGAGCAGCCATCTGAAGGCGTTGGGGGAGAGGGGGGTCCACGTCCATGAGGCTCCCAGAGTCATGTGGATCCCCTTCACCATCCTAACCATATTAACCATAGTGTTCGGCTTACAGGGATCTACCCTCAAGGCATGGCTTGAAGAGGGTTTCAGGCACTTCCTATCCCATTTAATCCCCGCTGGGGCCGCCGGCGGATCCATACCAGTCCACGCCTCGGCCTGGCTCGTACCCGGGATCTCGGCGGCGATGCTCGTGGTGGGATCCATACCTGCCTACCTCCTCTACATAGGGAGGAGCCTGGATCCATCCAGGGTGGTCGGGGAGGGGGGTGCCCTGAAGGCCCTGTGGCGCTTCCTCCACCGCCGCTGGTACATAAACAGGTTTTACTACAGGGTCCTCCTAGGCTCCTTCACAGGCTTCAGCAGGTGGGCCCTATCCTACCTTGAATTGGGGGGCATCGACCGCTTCAACTACGCCTTATCGGGGGCCGTCCAACGCTTCTCCTCATGGCTTAGGAGGAGCCATACGGGCATCCTACCCTATAACATGGTCGGCCTCGCAGCCGGGCTCCTCCTCCTAATACTGCT
- a CDS encoding NADH-quinone oxidoreductase subunit K, giving the protein MASTAYFAASMVLVLIGLYALLTSRNMLRAVIGLEVITSAVNLNILAMGSSGGTVDPLAQSMAFTSIVIGAAVAALALSLVIYAYRHYGSIDLRRLRRLRW; this is encoded by the coding sequence ATGGCGTCCACAGCCTACTTCGCGGCCTCCATGGTCCTGGTCCTCATAGGATTATACGCCCTACTCACGAGCAGGAACATGCTCAGGGCCGTTATAGGCTTGGAGGTTATAACCTCGGCGGTCAACCTCAACATACTCGCCATGGGATCCAGCGGGGGCACGGTGGACCCGTTAGCCCAGTCCATGGCCTTCACCTCCATAGTCATAGGGGCGGCCGTAGCCGCCTTAGCCCTATCCCTGGTGATATACGCGTACAGGCATTACGGCTCGATAGATTTGAGGAGGCTGAGGAGGCTGAGATGGTGA
- a CDS encoding NADH-quinone oxidoreductase subunit H, whose protein sequence is MFESVLALVKIMVFPGFIFAILLALALEWIDRKFYAKLQNRVGPLYTGPSGILQPLADFIKLLSKEDITPKAADKPFFSSMPALAAAVMLTAVTLLPVTAYSGLVSFEGDLILAVALMTIYCIIVYLSGSFSVDRFSSVGAERAVSQLLGYEIPMTLAVVGVALAAGSLRISSIVEAQAERGWLILGPQALGFAIFLIAAQAELERIPFDIPEAETEIVAGWLTEFSGRKLALIRLSADLELLYVSGLAAALYLGGPLGPAPPGLESILRPVYFLAKTIIVLLILSTIRALFARFRIDQMVAFAWKYLVPISLLQLFLVRILI, encoded by the coding sequence ATGTTTGAGTCGGTCTTAGCCCTCGTGAAGATCATGGTCTTCCCCGGCTTCATATTCGCGATACTCCTGGCGTTGGCCCTCGAATGGATAGATCGTAAATTCTACGCTAAACTCCAGAACCGCGTCGGGCCATTATACACGGGTCCCTCGGGGATACTCCAACCCTTAGCGGACTTCATAAAGCTCCTATCCAAGGAGGATATAACGCCGAAGGCCGCGGATAAACCTTTCTTCAGCTCCATGCCAGCCCTAGCCGCCGCGGTCATGCTCACAGCCGTGACGCTCCTACCCGTAACCGCTTATTCAGGCCTCGTCTCCTTCGAGGGAGACCTAATACTAGCCGTGGCCCTGATGACGATATACTGCATAATCGTGTATCTCTCGGGGTCCTTCTCGGTGGACAGGTTCTCCAGCGTGGGCGCGGAGAGGGCTGTAAGCCAGCTCCTAGGCTACGAGATACCCATGACCCTCGCCGTGGTGGGGGTCGCCCTGGCTGCGGGGAGCCTCAGGATCTCCAGCATAGTCGAGGCCCAAGCCGAGAGGGGATGGCTCATCCTGGGCCCCCAAGCCCTGGGCTTCGCCATATTCCTGATAGCCGCCCAAGCCGAGCTGGAGAGGATACCCTTCGACATACCCGAGGCCGAGACCGAGATAGTCGCAGGCTGGCTCACAGAGTTCTCCGGGAGAAAGCTCGCCCTGATCCGGCTTTCGGCTGACCTGGAGCTCCTATACGTCTCAGGATTAGCCGCAGCCCTATACCTGGGAGGGCCCCTGGGACCCGCCCCGCCGGGCCTGGAATCGATCCTAAGACCCGTCTACTTCCTGGCGAAGACCATCATAGTCCTCCTGATCCTCTCAACCATCAGGGCCCTCTTCGCGAGGTTCAGGATAGACCAGATGGTGGCCTTCGCATGGAAGTACCTGGTACCAATATCCCTACTTCAACTCTTTCTAGTCAGAATACTAATATGA
- a CDS encoding NADH-quinone oxidoreductase subunit C, with protein sequence MQEGGATEDISPEKRLAEEVKILLGGKCLEANPSRPRRLFIRVKAEDYKEAVRRLVEDKGIIHISTITGVDTGKEIEILTHLFGRGVELTVTTALPREDPRIESITDILPGAAFYEREVYDLLGVRFEGHPNLKRVLLPDDWPEGVYPLRKDYKPGRGPREG encoded by the coding sequence ATTCAGGAGGGGGGAGCTACGGAAGATATAAGCCCTGAGAAGAGGCTCGCGGAGGAGGTTAAGATCCTCCTGGGCGGTAAATGCCTGGAGGCGAACCCTTCCAGGCCCAGGCGCCTCTTCATAAGGGTTAAAGCAGAGGACTACAAGGAGGCGGTCAGGAGGCTGGTGGAGGATAAGGGGATAATCCACATCTCCACCATAACCGGCGTCGACACGGGCAAGGAGATAGAGATACTAACCCACCTCTTCGGCAGAGGCGTGGAGCTAACCGTGACCACGGCCTTACCCAGGGAAGACCCCAGGATAGAGTCGATAACCGACATCCTCCCAGGAGCCGCCTTCTACGAGAGGGAGGTCTACGACCTCCTAGGGGTGAGGTTCGAGGGCCACCCAAACCTTAAGAGGGTCCTACTACCCGACGACTGGCCGGAGGGCGTCTACCCGTTAAGGAAGGACTACAAGCCCGGGAGGGGTCCAAGGGAGGGTTAA
- the ndhC gene encoding NADH-quinone oxidoreductase subunit A, with protein MAAESSPIIVFILAVIVAAVIYGVGGRISPKPKPSEDKLMPYACGEDMPPERARLGVYLYNYAAMFLILDVVAVIFALSMGVPFKGNTLTSTLATVYIAVAAMAAILIFRRGELRKI; from the coding sequence TTGGCCGCTGAATCATCGCCTATAATAGTCTTCATATTAGCGGTCATAGTTGCAGCCGTGATCTACGGCGTAGGCGGCAGAATATCCCCTAAACCCAAGCCGAGCGAGGACAAGCTCATGCCCTACGCCTGCGGCGAGGACATGCCCCCGGAGAGGGCTCGTCTAGGCGTATACCTCTACAATTATGCGGCCATGTTCCTGATCCTCGACGTCGTCGCAGTGATATTCGCCCTATCAATGGGTGTCCCATTTAAAGGCAACACCCTAACCTCAACCCTAGCCACCGTCTACATAGCGGTGGCCGCGATGGCGGCCATCCTGATATTCAGGAGGGGGGAGCTACGGAAGATATAA